The following proteins come from a genomic window of Dehalobacter sp.:
- the glmS gene encoding glutamine--fructose-6-phosphate transaminase (isomerizing) → LEVKWEAEQAEKSGYDHFMLKEIHEQPKALRDTFSGRIAADNSRVILDEVKITPEEIRGLKKIFITACGTAYHAGFVGKYVIEKLVRLPVEVDIASEFRYRQPIIEPGTMVIIISQSGETADTLAALREAKRQGAHVIAVTNVVGSSVSREADDVIYTWAGPEIAVASTKAYTTQLASMYLIALHLATVRGTIAPGELGEILAEMKQLEAKAQLLVDNSVEIIDFAEEISSSKNLFYIGRGLDYAVAMEGSLKLKEISYIHAEAYAAGELKHGTLALIEDNVPVVALCTQKDLYDKTASNIQEVNARGASVLALAMEGFREVEKVSDKTIYIPQTHPLLAPILTVIPLQLLAYHTAVARGCDVDKPRNLAKSVTVE, encoded by the coding sequence TGCTTGAAGTCAAGTGGGAAGCCGAGCAGGCTGAAAAGAGCGGGTACGATCACTTCATGCTCAAGGAAATACACGAGCAGCCCAAGGCCCTGCGCGACACCTTCAGCGGGCGTATAGCCGCCGACAACTCCAGGGTGATCCTGGACGAAGTGAAAATCACCCCGGAAGAAATCAGGGGTCTCAAGAAAATATTTATTACCGCCTGCGGCACCGCCTATCACGCCGGGTTCGTGGGCAAATACGTCATTGAAAAACTGGTCCGGCTGCCGGTGGAAGTCGATATCGCCTCGGAGTTTCGCTACCGCCAGCCGATTATTGAGCCGGGCACAATGGTGATCATTATCAGCCAGTCCGGTGAAACCGCGGATACACTGGCCGCGCTGAGAGAAGCCAAGCGGCAGGGGGCCCATGTCATTGCCGTGACCAACGTGGTGGGCAGCTCCGTTTCCCGGGAAGCCGACGACGTGATCTATACCTGGGCGGGACCGGAGATCGCCGTAGCTTCAACCAAGGCCTACACCACCCAGCTGGCGTCCATGTACCTGATAGCCCTGCACCTGGCCACCGTGCGCGGAACCATTGCCCCGGGAGAACTGGGCGAGATCCTGGCGGAGATGAAACAGCTGGAGGCCAAGGCCCAGCTGCTTGTGGACAATTCAGTGGAGATCATTGATTTTGCCGAGGAAATTTCCTCGTCCAAAAACCTTTTCTATATCGGGCGCGGCCTGGACTATGCCGTGGCCATGGAAGGCTCCCTCAAGCTGAAGGAAATTTCCTACATCCACGCCGAGGCCTACGCGGCCGGGGAACTAAAGCACGGCACCCTTGCCCTCATCGAAGACAATGTCCCGGTGGTGGCCCTGTGCACGCAGAAGGACCTGTACGATAAAACAGCCAGCAACATCCAGGAGGTCAACGCCCGGGGCGCCTCGGTACTGGCCCTGGCCATGGAGGGCTTCAGGGAAGTGGAGAAAGTGTCCGACAAGACCATCTACATTCCACAGACCCACCCGCTCCTGGCCCCGATTCTGACGGTGATCCCGCTACAGCTGCTGGCCTACCATACCGCGGTGGCAAGAGGCTGCGATGTGGATAAGCCGAGAAATTTGGCGAAATCAGTTACAGTGGAATAG